In Dyadobacter subterraneus, a single genomic region encodes these proteins:
- a CDS encoding SusC/RagA family TonB-linked outer membrane protein, translating into MKKPFHKHAVFFQLSYGKIRSVALLLVLIPMLSFFSYGQTFTVKGLITAENGETLPGASVILKGTSTGTTTDVDGKYSINLADGNGTLVFTYIGYVAQEVAVANKSQLDIKLVANDKTLNEVVVVGYGTQKKATLTGSVSEVKGADIVKSPQPNVSNSLAGRFSGFVANNRGGEPGYDGSSYTIRGFASTGNNDVLIVVDGIPGQVGGLDRLDPNDIESISILKDASAAVYGSRAANGVILVTTKRGTTGKPVISYSFNQGFSSPTRLPKLADAATYATILNEIDYYNNPSGGMNQYYSADEIEKFRNGSDPINYPNTDWQKVALKNFALQNQHNLSVNGGTENVKYYVSLGTIYQDGLYRSGATKYKQYNFRSNIDANITKDFKVSLGLSGRQENRNFPISSAENTFRSIYRAYPTLIAQFPNGYYSTGVENSNPAVLGTDIGGTSSNPTSIFNGILRASYNLPFIDGLSVDGFYSVDKSFNFTKTFSTPYTLYNYNKATDTYSQVVTGGSAGKASLAQKQINLTNITQNIKLTYLKHLGKHNINTFVAYEQNKRNELTFEASRINYPTVSTPELSQGGAAATDKNNSGSSYNFTRKSFIGRFAYDFDEKYLAEIQARVDGSSIFPKGNQYGFFPSISAGYRISQEDWFKNSVTFINDLKIRASYGSLGNDNVGQFQFYNNYSFNNQYVLGSSVITPGIDLTKLANPNITWETSKKMDIGLNAVFLKNFNIEVIYFSQKRSDILAARNASIPNTSGIVNPYGSGALVPDENLGKVNNRGFEATLGYNHAGTFRYNISGNITYAKSKIIFKDEAPGALDYQRETGGPLYTYLVYKTAGIYRTQADLDQYPHLQGAQVGDLILEDYNKDGKITADDKVRTDYGNVPLLTYGVVLNGGYKAFDLSVVFSGQAMASQYVLPESGQVGNFYSSWANNRWSPTNPEGSYPRADTRASSSINGGLNQNDFWLNNAAFVRLKNVELGYTLPKSALSKIKIQSLRIYASGFNLFTLTGVKDYDPEGSQGSGQFYPQQRILNLGLSIKF; encoded by the coding sequence ATGAAAAAACCTTTTCATAAACATGCTGTCTTTTTTCAGCTGTCTTACGGAAAAATCAGATCGGTTGCGCTGTTGTTGGTGCTGATCCCAATGCTATCTTTTTTCTCCTATGGACAGACATTTACAGTTAAAGGACTTATCACCGCAGAAAATGGCGAGACGCTTCCGGGTGCCAGTGTGATCCTCAAAGGAACCTCCACGGGAACCACCACCGATGTTGACGGAAAGTATTCCATAAACCTGGCTGATGGCAACGGAACACTGGTTTTCACTTATATCGGTTATGTTGCCCAGGAAGTTGCCGTGGCTAACAAAAGTCAGCTTGACATCAAACTGGTCGCCAACGACAAGACACTTAATGAGGTTGTAGTTGTTGGTTACGGGACCCAGAAAAAGGCGACACTGACCGGCTCTGTATCTGAGGTGAAAGGAGCTGACATTGTCAAAAGTCCTCAGCCTAACGTTTCCAACTCGTTGGCAGGACGCTTCTCTGGTTTTGTGGCCAACAACCGGGGCGGTGAGCCTGGTTATGACGGGTCAAGCTATACGATACGCGGTTTTGCCTCAACCGGAAACAATGATGTGCTAATCGTTGTCGATGGAATACCGGGCCAGGTTGGTGGCTTGGACCGTCTTGACCCAAACGACATTGAAAGCATTTCCATTCTGAAAGATGCTTCCGCCGCTGTGTATGGTAGCCGCGCTGCAAATGGCGTAATTCTGGTCACTACAAAACGCGGAACGACAGGAAAACCGGTTATTTCTTACAGTTTCAACCAGGGCTTTTCCTCTCCCACCCGTCTGCCGAAACTGGCGGATGCAGCCACGTATGCAACGATTTTGAACGAAATCGATTATTACAACAATCCGTCTGGCGGAATGAACCAGTATTATTCGGCTGATGAAATCGAAAAATTCAGAAACGGTTCAGATCCGATCAACTATCCTAACACAGATTGGCAAAAAGTTGCCCTCAAAAACTTCGCGCTTCAAAACCAACACAATCTGAGCGTAAATGGTGGTACTGAAAATGTGAAATACTATGTCTCGCTTGGAACAATTTACCAGGACGGTCTCTACCGCAGTGGCGCCACAAAGTACAAACAGTATAATTTCCGATCAAATATTGATGCCAATATCACAAAAGATTTTAAAGTGAGCCTCGGTTTATCAGGACGTCAGGAAAACAGAAATTTCCCGATTTCTTCGGCTGAAAACACATTCCGGTCTATATACCGCGCCTACCCTACGTTGATTGCACAGTTTCCGAACGGCTATTATTCTACGGGTGTGGAAAACAGCAATCCTGCGGTATTGGGAACAGATATAGGCGGCACAAGCAGCAATCCGACTTCCATTTTCAACGGTATTCTGAGAGCAAGCTACAATCTGCCTTTTATTGACGGACTTTCGGTAGACGGATTTTATTCGGTCGATAAATCATTCAATTTCACCAAAACCTTCTCTACGCCCTATACGCTTTATAATTATAACAAAGCAACAGACACTTATTCGCAGGTGGTAACAGGCGGTTCTGCCGGGAAAGCCTCACTGGCTCAGAAACAGATCAATCTGACAAACATCACCCAGAATATCAAACTGACTTATTTGAAACATCTTGGAAAACACAACATCAACACCTTTGTTGCTTATGAGCAGAACAAGAGAAACGAGTTGACTTTTGAAGCCTCACGCATCAATTATCCAACGGTTTCAACACCAGAACTCTCACAGGGCGGCGCAGCGGCAACTGACAAAAACAACTCCGGCAGCAGTTACAACTTTACCAGAAAAAGCTTTATAGGGCGTTTTGCCTATGATTTCGACGAGAAATATCTGGCTGAAATCCAGGCACGTGTAGATGGTTCATCTATTTTTCCAAAAGGAAACCAGTACGGTTTTTTCCCTTCTATTTCTGCGGGTTACCGTATTTCGCAGGAAGACTGGTTTAAAAATAGCGTAACCTTTATCAATGATTTGAAAATCCGCGCTTCCTATGGTTCACTAGGGAATGACAATGTTGGCCAGTTCCAGTTTTACAATAACTACTCTTTCAACAACCAGTATGTGTTGGGAAGCAGCGTCATTACGCCGGGAATTGATTTAACAAAACTTGCCAACCCGAATATCACCTGGGAAACTTCCAAAAAAATGGATATTGGTCTGAATGCGGTTTTTCTGAAAAACTTTAACATAGAAGTGATCTATTTCAGTCAGAAACGCTCCGATATCCTGGCCGCACGTAATGCGTCGATTCCAAATACTTCGGGCATTGTAAATCCTTACGGCTCTGGCGCGCTTGTGCCGGATGAAAACCTTGGTAAGGTCAACAACAGGGGTTTTGAAGCGACTTTGGGCTACAATCACGCGGGCACTTTCAGATATAATATCTCAGGAAATATTACTTATGCAAAAAGCAAAATCATCTTTAAAGATGAAGCGCCGGGCGCTCTGGATTACCAAAGAGAAACCGGCGGTCCGCTTTACACCTACCTGGTCTACAAAACAGCCGGTATTTACCGCACGCAGGCAGACCTTGACCAGTATCCCCATCTTCAGGGCGCTCAGGTCGGTGATTTGATTTTGGAAGATTACAACAAGGATGGCAAGATAACAGCCGATGACAAAGTAAGAACAGACTATGGCAATGTGCCACTGCTTACTTACGGTGTGGTTTTGAACGGCGGTTACAAAGCTTTTGATCTTTCCGTAGTATTCTCCGGCCAAGCTATGGCAAGCCAGTATGTACTTCCGGAATCAGGCCAGGTTGGTAACTTTTACAGCAGCTGGGCAAACAACAGATGGAGCCCGACCAATCCGGAAGGAAGCTACCCACGTGCAGACACGCGCGCTTCCTCCTCAATCAACGGCGGACTGAACCAAAATGATTTCTGGCTGAACAATGCAGCTTTTGTCAGATTGAAAAACGTGGAATTGGGTTATACATTGCCTAAGTCAGCGCTGTCAAAAATTAAAATACAGTCTTTGAGAATTTATGCCAGCGGATTTAACCTTTTCACACTTACGGGCGTGAAGGATTACGATCCGGAAGGAAGCCAGGGAAGCGGACAGTTTTACCCGCAGCAACGTATCCTGAACCTTGGATTAAGCATCAAGTTTTAA
- a CDS encoding hybrid sensor histidine kinase/response regulator transcription factor: protein MINRKWNVQNRFPGTLIVITFFLLTFSSPCLLHGQGVGRVTRYSIQNGLSFGVVNSIAQDDKGFLWFATGDGLNRFDGYSFKVFKHNPEDKSSISGNYVKSIFKDRDGVIWASSRSGLNEFVASKENFVRHIPSLQKHGSADDVTDISQAKNGDLWLSLNGSGFASFHRSSKVFKYHDQKTLPGLMTNSVLSVLEDSKGLLWLGTRDTGIEVFEIDKNRTLKKSGIDISALPKARINKIYEDHAHNIWIASSKGLFLFKRDNKKFYTLRVSTFHNSNIYLSLVENQENKLLVGVQDGGVYSLDLEAAKNLDPENFSFEQVTNTRNQGITQRSVQSLYMDKDHNIWLGTYGEGVYLIGSIPEKFRLFEKKIIDSRAETYLRYYGMCLDNEGNLWLGTDGDGIYKTRSSGQVIKHYSADGKQGSIKDGAIISAYKDSGGILWFGTYSKGLFQYDPATDSFIQFANDPKNPESIPCNDVRVIFEDSKKTLWVGTNGGGLTRFDREKSVFTQFIPSNSSINSNDIRAITEDEKGNLWIGTYGGGLNYLDTKTIRFTQFFNNSRQGFHISNRIVFSLYLDDRGRLLIGSEGNGLLLYDTKKKTLRLYSEKNGLASNVINSIQPESTNSIWVSTNRGLSRINLSNNKIENFDRSSGLQSGQFNPGSVLYNPKEGYICFGGTEGWNLFYPKQILTSKYKPTVLITGIQLFGKKVEIGSRQNGKVILSEPISNKTKITLEPHQSVFSIQYAALNYAYPEKSQFAYKLEGLDKDWNFVQNERTATYRYLPAGDYVFKVKSANQDGVWFEDYSSIYISILPPWYQTWWAYFLYLTAAGLLIYYYQRYKTRQAQLKYEVQLAHFETQKEKELNERKISYFTNISHEFRTPLTLIINPVRELLKNESNKDSANLNIIHRNAKRLLSLVDQLLLFRKAEQMQDELNLGIHNLPALISDVFQCFLHQAEQKNIRYEFVCENEDMVITADIEKLEIALFNLISNAIKFTPENGNVKVSLSETEEQIQILVQDSGIGIPSDAGEKIFSLFHQYPDKRAISKGGFGIGLFLAKTFVQNHFGALTYQSSPSEGTAFKIQLPKQHPQLKISKVQSNHLAHLSVFLEELTEPGNLVSDETESETEQTRPVLEHLNAKKPTMVIVDDDEEMLRYLAGLFQEKYKLIQAESGEQGLQLVKKHAPDIVISDVMMGGMSGVEMCLKMKQDLAVSHIPVVLLTASSSPESRLKGIEGGADDYISKPFDKDLLVAKVASVLKNRNDLQKYFYNEITLQSGDFKISPEYKEFLQRCIAIVESHITNPDFNIKILASEIGMSHSTLYNRIKSISGQSTNGFIRFIRLRRAAEILISTDTTIMETADLVGINDIKYFRQQFTHLFGMKPSEYIKKYRKPFHQKHSINKDIFKPK, encoded by the coding sequence GTTTTCAAGCATAATCCCGAAGATAAATCCAGTATTTCGGGCAATTATGTCAAATCGATATTCAAGGATCGGGACGGTGTAATCTGGGCCAGTTCGCGAAGTGGCTTAAATGAATTTGTCGCCTCAAAAGAAAACTTTGTCCGTCATATTCCTTCCCTGCAAAAACATGGGAGCGCTGACGATGTAACGGATATTTCTCAGGCCAAAAACGGCGATTTATGGCTGTCACTTAATGGCTCCGGATTTGCCTCATTCCATAGGAGCAGTAAAGTTTTTAAATATCACGATCAGAAAACGCTCCCGGGTCTGATGACAAATTCGGTCCTAAGCGTTCTGGAAGATTCAAAAGGTCTTCTTTGGCTGGGAACAAGGGACACGGGTATTGAGGTTTTTGAAATTGATAAAAACAGGACACTCAAAAAATCCGGCATTGACATCAGTGCTCTTCCCAAAGCCCGCATCAATAAGATTTATGAAGATCATGCCCATAATATTTGGATCGCTTCTTCAAAAGGGCTTTTCTTGTTTAAAAGAGATAACAAAAAATTCTATACACTACGCGTCAGCACCTTTCACAACAGCAACATTTATCTATCGCTGGTTGAGAATCAGGAGAACAAATTGCTTGTAGGTGTGCAGGACGGTGGCGTTTATTCCCTGGATCTTGAAGCTGCGAAAAACTTAGACCCTGAAAATTTTTCGTTTGAACAGGTTACAAATACCCGTAACCAGGGCATTACCCAAAGATCTGTGCAGTCCCTGTATATGGATAAGGACCATAATATCTGGCTGGGAACTTATGGAGAGGGTGTGTATCTGATCGGAAGCATTCCTGAAAAATTCCGTCTTTTCGAAAAGAAAATCATTGACAGCCGTGCGGAAACGTACCTTAGATATTACGGCATGTGCCTGGACAATGAAGGAAATCTTTGGCTTGGGACCGACGGTGACGGCATTTATAAAACCAGATCTTCCGGCCAGGTTATTAAACATTATAGTGCTGATGGCAAGCAGGGAAGCATCAAGGATGGGGCAATCATTTCGGCATACAAGGATAGCGGAGGCATCCTGTGGTTCGGGACTTATTCAAAAGGTCTTTTTCAATATGATCCAGCAACTGACTCATTCATACAATTTGCTAATGATCCCAAAAACCCAGAAAGTATTCCTTGTAATGACGTCCGGGTAATTTTCGAAGATTCCAAAAAAACACTTTGGGTGGGTACAAATGGCGGCGGGCTGACACGCTTCGACCGGGAGAAAAGCGTTTTTACGCAATTCATCCCCTCGAACAGCAGCATAAATTCTAACGATATCCGGGCGATTACAGAAGATGAAAAAGGAAACTTATGGATAGGCACTTACGGCGGCGGTCTGAATTATCTGGATACAAAAACAATACGTTTCACCCAGTTTTTTAACAATTCGCGTCAGGGCTTTCACATTTCCAACCGTATCGTATTCTCACTTTATCTGGATGACCGGGGCAGACTGCTGATTGGTTCGGAAGGAAACGGGCTTTTATTATATGACACAAAAAAGAAAACTCTTAGACTATATTCAGAAAAAAATGGGCTGGCAAGCAACGTGATCAATTCCATTCAACCCGAGAGTACCAATAGCATATGGGTCAGTACCAACAGAGGCCTTTCGCGAATTAACCTCTCAAATAATAAAATTGAGAATTTTGACCGAAGTAGTGGCCTTCAGTCGGGCCAGTTCAATCCGGGCTCGGTACTTTACAATCCCAAAGAAGGCTATATATGTTTTGGAGGCACCGAAGGATGGAATTTGTTTTATCCCAAACAAATCCTTACCTCAAAATACAAACCAACAGTACTGATAACGGGCATTCAGTTATTCGGAAAAAAAGTAGAGATCGGAAGCAGGCAAAATGGAAAGGTGATTCTTAGTGAGCCCATTAGCAACAAAACTAAAATTACACTGGAACCGCACCAGTCCGTTTTTTCAATTCAGTATGCGGCTTTGAACTATGCTTATCCGGAAAAAAGCCAGTTTGCATACAAACTGGAAGGGCTGGATAAGGACTGGAATTTTGTTCAAAATGAGCGGACGGCCACTTACAGGTATCTGCCGGCCGGCGATTACGTATTTAAAGTAAAATCGGCAAATCAGGATGGCGTCTGGTTTGAAGATTATAGCAGTATTTACATCAGCATTTTACCGCCCTGGTATCAGACCTGGTGGGCATATTTTCTGTATCTGACAGCAGCCGGCTTGCTGATCTATTATTATCAGAGATACAAAACCAGGCAGGCGCAGTTAAAATACGAAGTTCAGCTCGCACATTTTGAAACCCAGAAGGAAAAAGAACTGAATGAACGTAAAATATCTTATTTTACCAATATCTCACATGAATTCCGTACACCGCTGACGCTGATTATCAATCCGGTCAGAGAGCTGCTTAAAAATGAATCAAATAAGGATTCTGCAAATCTTAATATCATCCACCGTAATGCCAAAAGACTGCTCAGCCTGGTGGACCAGCTGCTGCTTTTTAGAAAAGCTGAGCAGATGCAGGATGAGCTAAACCTGGGTATTCATAACCTGCCAGCGTTAATCAGTGATGTATTTCAATGTTTTTTACATCAGGCTGAACAGAAGAATATCCGGTATGAATTTGTTTGCGAAAACGAAGACATGGTAATTACCGCAGACATTGAAAAGCTGGAAATCGCACTTTTCAACCTGATTTCCAACGCAATAAAATTTACGCCCGAAAACGGTAATGTTAAGGTATCACTCTCTGAGACAGAAGAGCAAATCCAGATCCTGGTGCAGGATTCCGGCATAGGCATTCCGTCTGATGCGGGTGAAAAAATATTCTCGCTCTTCCATCAATATCCTGATAAAAGAGCAATTTCAAAAGGAGGGTTCGGAATTGGGCTTTTTCTGGCAAAAACATTTGTCCAGAATCATTTTGGCGCGCTCACCTATCAGTCCAGTCCCTCAGAAGGCACGGCTTTCAAAATCCAGCTTCCAAAGCAACATCCACAGTTAAAAATAAGTAAGGTGCAGTCAAATCATTTGGCTCATTTATCTGTCTTTCTTGAAGAATTGACTGAACCCGGCAATCTTGTTTCTGATGAGACGGAAAGTGAAACAGAACAGACCAGGCCCGTTCTTGAACATCTGAACGCGAAAAAACCAACCATGGTAATCGTTGACGATGATGAAGAAATGCTTAGATATTTAGCTGGCCTATTTCAGGAGAAATACAAGCTCATCCAGGCAGAAAGCGGAGAGCAGGGATTACAGCTGGTAAAAAAACATGCGCCCGATATTGTGATCAGTGATGTAATGATGGGGGGAATGTCAGGTGTAGAAATGTGCTTAAAAATGAAACAGGACCTAGCAGTAAGCCATATCCCTGTTGTGCTTTTAACCGCAAGTTCATCACCTGAATCCAGATTAAAAGGCATTGAGGGCGGAGCGGACGATTACATCAGCAAGCCCTTTGATAAAGATCTTCTTGTTGCCAAAGTCGCATCGGTTCTAAAAAACAGAAACGATCTTCAAAAGTATTTTTATAATGAAATTACGCTTCAATCCGGTGATTTCAAGATCTCGCCAGAGTATAAGGAATTTTTGCAACGATGCATCGCCATCGTGGAAAGCCACATTACAAACCCGGATTTCAATATCAAAATACTGGCATCAGAAATCGGCATGAGCCACTCGACCTTATACAACCGTATCAAATCCATTTCAGGACAATCGACCAATGGGTTTATCAGGTTTATAAGACTAAGACGGGCGGCGGAAATCCTGATCAGTACAGATACGACTATTATGGAAACAGCCGATCTGGTGGGGATCAATGACATCAAATATTTCAGGCAGCAGTTCACCCATTTATTTGGGATGAAACCTTCTGAATATATAAAAAAATACAGAAAACCCTTTCACCAAAAACATTCGATCAACAAGGATATTTTCAAACCAAAATGA